The Halopiger aswanensis region CTCTAACAAGATCATATATCCACGAGATCCGGGACTTTTCCAAACCTCGGGCAGTCTCGTCGTACAACTGGTCGGCAGCCGATCGAATCCACCACCGGAGCGATCGCGTACTCATGATCTCGACGAGCGACGAGTTGGTCGGTGCGTCGCGCACGCCGTCGACCGTCCGGATAGTCGTCACGAGATCGCGCGAGACGGGCGTCTCTCAGAACTTGGAACCTTCTCGTGCTAGACGCGGAGCATTGTCCCGGCGTCAGTATCGACGATGTCCTCCGGCGCAACGTCGAGGACTTCGTGTGAGCGGAGCCTGCATCGTGCTCCGAGCGCGAACGCGATCCGTTGTTTGGTGTCGTCGGCCGCTTCGAGCAACTGTCCTACTTCGTTCTGGCTGAGTCAGACCTTCATGTCGTCGCGGTTCTCGTGCTGTTGCAGATTCATGCGTCCGGATTGCCTGCATTCCGGACAAAAACCGCCAGCAATCTAGTTCTGTCGGTGGTCCTCGAGGGGGAAATCGGGCCGATTCTGTCCGACTCTGTCTGTGTTCTCGCACACACCAATAGGCTACCCAGGATAAGCAACAAAGTCGTTAGGAAACTTTTCCTGGAGCAGATCAGCAGTGATCTTTTCAGCTCGCTCTGCACGTCGATATGTACGGAACCATCCTACCTGGAGTAACCTTACTGGCGGGTATACAGCTGTGAAATATGCACCATCATCAGCTGGTGAGTTGAGGTGCTCGTCAAGCCGTCGGACCAGATTTGAAGTTACACCGACATAGAGTACACGGCGGTACTCATCGATTCCAGTATATTCAGCGAGACTGTTTGAGGAAACACCTTGGAGCAATGCTGTTCCTGGAGAGGTTGGGGTACTCGAGCATTCTAACACGTATACAGCATCTGTGCGGAAACTCCCGTCAGCGAATGGCAATGAAGTCATCACAAGGGTCGAAATCGATGTGTCATGCTTCAGAGGAAGAAATTGGTCAGTTCCCCAGTACGGATCACTCGGGACCTCGTCAACAATTTCCTCCCGGACTTGATCTAGAAAATATTCTTGAGTCCCTTTGGTAATTGTCGCCTCTATACTGGACATCCTCGGATAGTGCATTACCTCTAAATATAGTCTAATATCAGATACATATTATGTATTCTGACCGAGGGATCCACGACTACCTCTGACCGCACTATTCCACGTAGCCTTCGCGCATCTTTTTCTCGATACGCTCCTCCGAGTAGTCACAAGCGTAGTCGTGGACGTCATCCATCACATGCTCGAACTCCTCGTCGTCAGCGTA contains the following coding sequences:
- a CDS encoding GIY-YIG nuclease family protein gives rise to the protein MSSIEATITKGTQEYFLDQVREEIVDEVPSDPYWGTDQFLPLKHDTSISTLVMTSLPFADGSFRTDAVYVLECSSTPTSPGTALLQGVSSNSLAEYTGIDEYRRVLYVGVTSNLVRRLDEHLNSPADDGAYFTAVYPPVRLLQVGWFRTYRRAERAEKITADLLQEKFPNDFVAYPG